AAGCCACAGGCAAGGCGAGCCAGCGACAGCGCGCCTTACCTGCCCATGTCGTGGTCTACTATGTGATCGCACTGGCGTTGTACATGAGCGTGTCCACACGAGAGGTGCTCCGCTGTTTGCTCGAAGGTCTCCAGTGGCTCATGGGGCCCCGTGAACGCGTTCGCGTTGCCGGAAAATCGGCCATCTCCCAAGCGCGGTCCCGTCTGGGGGCGGAACCGATCGAACGGCTGCACAACGAACTCGTCCGGCCGATCGCCGAAACGGCCACCCGAGGGGCGTGGTACCGGCGCTGGCGGCTGGTCAGCCTGGACGGCAGCACCTTGGATGTGGCCGATACTCAGGAGAACGAACAAGCCTTCGGACGCCCCAAGGCCGCCCGGGGACGGAGCGCCTATCCGCAGATCCGGTTCGTCTCCTTGGTGGAGAACGGAACCCACGTGCTGTTCGGCTCCCGCATGGGTGGATACCACACGAGCGAGGTCGCGTTGGCTCGGCACGTGGTGGAGTCCTTGCGGCCCGGGATGCTGTGTCTGGCCGATCGGTGTTTCTTCTCCTGGCCCTTGTGGACCCAGGCCTGCGCAACCGGAGCCGATCTGCTGTGGCGAGTGAAGGCAAGCGCACGCCTGCCGTGCATCCGCCGTCTGTCCGATGGTTCCTATCTGAGCAAGATCTATCCCAACGCCTATGCTCGCCAAAAGGATCGGGGCGGTGTCATGGTCCGGGTGATCGAGTACACACTGGACGGAGTCCCAGGCGCAGAGGACGTGTACCGGTTGGTGACCACGATCCTCGACCCTGAAGATGCCCCGGCAGAGGAGTTGGCCGCCCTGTACCAGGAACGCTGGGAGATCGAGACTGCACTCGACGAGTTGAAAACGCACCTCCGAGGGGCTCGGATTGTGCTCCGGAGCAAGACCCCGGAGCTCGTCCGACAGGAGTTCTTTGGGTTCCTGATGGCGCATTTTGCGATACGAGGACTCATGCATGAAGCCGCCCGCAAGGGCGATGTGGATCCTGACGAACTTTCCTTCGTTCACACGGTGCGGGTGGTGCGTCGGAGACTGCCCGCTTTCGTCGCCACTCCCCCCTGAGCACAGGGCGGCGTTCCATGCGCAGGTGCTGGAGGAGATTTTGGAAGAGCGAGTGGTGTCCAGTCGTGGTCGACGCAACCCGCGAGCGGTGAAGCGGAAGATGACCCCGTATCCGACTCGGCATCGCCAAACGGTCTCGCCCATGCGACTGCAGCCCATTTGCGAACACGTTCGTATCTTAAAGTGAACAGTATTGGGCTAAAGCCGGTGGGTTCTGTTGCGACTGAAAGTCGCTGGTTGCGGCTGAAGCCGCTGTCGTGCGGCTAAAGCCGGCTCAAGCCCGTGCTTCGTCGGACACCTTGAAGTCGTCCTCCGGCGGCACAGTCTGCTGCTCGATATACGCTTTGATCACCTCGTCCGTCACCGTGCCCGACGAAGCACAAAAGTAGCCCCGAGCCCAAATGTGCTGCCCCCAATACCGTTTCCGAAGAGACGGAAACTCTTGCTGCAACATCTTTGACGATCGTCCCTTCACATACTGCATGATCCGAGCCGGCGACAAGCTCGGAGGAGCTGACACAAACAGATGAACATGATCCTTACTTACATAGCCCTTCAGTATCGTGATCTCTCGCGCCATGCATATTTGCCGGATAATATCCCGCGCGCGCTCCGCTATCTCCCCTCTCAGAATCTTGTATCGATATTTCGTCACCCATACAAAGTGATACTTGATGTCATGGACTGTGTGTGCCCCTCTTCGATACTCTGCCATCGCGGACCTCCTTGCTGGTCCGCCAACCCTACAAAGAAAAACCTGCTGAAGCAATTCCGCCTAAAGGCGAAGGATTGTGACCTGGCACTTCGAAATTCATTGGGGCGACGAAACGGGACTTCGTTCGGACAGCCAACATGGACGCTCCTACGCGCCTCGGGGAAAAACGCCGGTGGTTCGGCTCAACGCCAAACGTGAATCCATCAGCCTGATCTCCAGCATCACCAACCAGGGCAAGGTTCGGTTCATGACCTACCGGGGCGCGATGAACAGTCGGACGTTGATCCGGTTCCTCCGGAGACTGATCAAAGACGCGGACCGGAAGGTGTTTCTCATCTTGGACAATCTCCGAGTGCACCACAGTAAGCCGGTGAAGGCCTGGCTGGAGAAGCACCGGGAGGAGATCGAGGTGTTCTACCTGCCCTCGTACTCGCCAGAGCTGAATCCGGACGAGTATCTGAACTGCGACCTCAAGGCCGGTGTGCACTCGGGACCGCCGGCACGCACGGGAGAGCAACTCCGGGCGAAGGCGATCTCCCACTTGCGCAAGCTCCAGAAGTTGCCCGACCGCGTGCGCTCGTACTTCCGTCACCCGAAGATTCGATACGCAGCCGCCTAGTGCGCCTATTTAATCGCCGGGTTAATAACCATCGGGGCCCTTATACAAGGGACCTGCCGGAGAGCCGGGCGCGGCCCCTTGGCTCGCCGCGCAGCGCCTCCGGCGTCTGGACTGCGAAAGGGTGCGGATTCCAACGGGTTGCCATGAAGCCAGTTCCCCCGCCCCGTGCCTGCGCGGCGAATCTCAATGCCTGGCTTCGCGCCCGGCCGGAGGCAGGTCCCTTGCCCCGCCCCCGGATGCGTATCCGATGGATGGCAACTTGGTATGAGAAGCCCCCAGGCTCCTGTGGGGTCAGGCGACGATGGAAGTCTCTCAGGCCCCTGGGGGGCCGGGAACCGGGAAAGGGTAACTCTTCTTGATTCGGGGCAAGCTAGAGACTAGAAACTAGAGACTAGTGTCGTGCTTCGGAAATTTCGTGGTTTTCCCAGGCGGTGGGGCTGGGGGCCCCTCCTTCGCTGAACGGCCTCGCAGGGGCCGCCTCGGCGCGGTCCGCTGCGGCGCGTGAGAGCACGCGCCGCAGCCGCTTCCCTGGCGCCGGGCGGCCCTAGCTGCTCGGCCGTCGCGCTTCGTCGGAGCCCCCAGCCCCACCGCACTAATCCGCATATTGTTTGCGAAACGGAACACTAGAAACTAGAGAAATCCTGGGGGGCGTCGGCCCGTGAGGCGGCCTCCCAGCCGCCCAGTGGGCCGGAGGCCCGACAAGGAGTATGCGCTTGCCCGAACTCCTCGAGGTCGAGAATCTCCAGGTCTCGTTCCACACGCCGGCGGGCGAGGTGCCGGCGGTGCGCGGGCTCGACCTGCGGGTGGGGGCCGGCGAGGCGGTGGGGCTGGTGGGGGAGTCGGGGTGCGGCAAGAGCGTGACCGCGCTGTCCCTGATGGGGCTCGTGCCCGAGCCGGGCCGGGTGGAGGCCGGCTCGATCCGGCTGAACGGCCGGGAGTTGGTGGGGCTTTCCTCTGAGGAGTACCGAAAGATTCGGGGTCGGGAAATCGGCATGGTGTTCCAGGAGCCCATGACCAGCCTGAACCCGGTGTTCACGGTGGGGTTCCAGGTGGGCGAGGCCCTGAGCACCCATCTCGATCTGCCGCGGGACGAGGTGCGGCGCCGGTCCGTGGACCTTCTCCGGGAGGTGGGGATCCCGGCTCCGGAGGAGCGACTTCGAGCCTACCCGGCGCAACTGTCGGGCGGGCTGCGGCAGCGGGTCATGATCGCCATCGCGGTGGCCTGCCGGCCCAAGCTGCTGGTGGCGGACGAGCCAACCACGGCCTTGGACGTGACGATCCAGGCCCAGATCATGCGGCTCCTGGGGCGGCTCCGGAGGGACCGGGGCATGTCCCTGCTGCTGATCACCCACGACCTGGGGCTGGTGGCCCAGAACGTGGACCGGGTGGTGGTGATGTACGCGGGGTATGCCGTGGAGGAAGCGACCACCGAGATGCTGTTCGCAGAACCCCTTCATCCCTACACCCGGGGCCTGCTGGGCTCCCTTCCCGGCGCGCCGGGCCTCCGGAGGGGGGAGCGGCTGCGGGCCATCCCCGGGAACGTGCCCCACCCCACCCGGGTGCCGTCGGGCTGCCCGTTCCGGGACCGGTGTTCCGAGGCGGTGGAGGAGTGTGCGGCCGCGGTGCCGGCCCTGGAGGAGAAGCGGCCGGGCCACCGGGCCCGGTGCGTGAGGGTGGAGCGCCGTGTTTGAGGTCAGAGGGGTCCGGCGCCACTACCCGGTGCGGCAGGGGGCGTTCGCGCCGCGCCGGTGGCTGCGGGCCGTGGACGGCGTGGACCTGGTGCTGGCCCCGGGCGAGACCCTGGCCCTGGTGGGGGAGTCGGGGTGTGGGAAGAGCACCCTCGCCCGGCTCCTGTTGCGCCTGGAGCGGCCCACGGCCGGCGAGATCCGGTACCGAGGCCAGGACCTCTGGACCCTGGACCGCGACGGGGTCCGTCGGTTCCGGCGGGAGGTCCAGATGGTGTTCCAGGATCCCCAAGCCTCCCTGAACCCACGGATGCGGGTGGGTGCCATCGTGGGCGAGGGCATGGCGATCCACAATCTGGCCCGGGGCCGGGAGCGGCGCGCGAGGGTGGAGCGGTTGTTGGAGCAGGTGGGGCTGCCCCCCGAGGCGGCCGAGGCCTACCCCCACGAGTTCAGCGGGGGCCAGCGCCAGCGGATCGGGATCGCCCGGGCCCTGGCGGTGGAGCCCCGGGTGGTCGTGGCTGACGAGCCGGTGTCGGCCCTGGACGTGTCCGTGCAGGCCCAGATCCTGAACCTGCTCCAGGACCTGAAGGAGGAGCGCGGGCTCACCTACCTGTTCATCAGCCACGACCTCAGGGTGGTGGAGCACGTGTCCGACCGGGTGGCCGTGATGTACCTGGGGCGGGTGGTGGAGGAGGCCCCGGCCGAGGCCCTGTTCTCCCGGCCGCTCCACCCCTACACCCGGGCCCTGCTCTCGGCCGTGCCGGTGCCGGACCCCACCCGGCGGACCGAGCCCACCGTGCCGGAGGGCGACGTGCCGAACCCGATCGACCCGCCCCCCGGCTGCCCGTTCCACCCCCGGTGCCCGGAGCGGTTCGGCCCCTGCGATCGGGATGTGCCCGAGGACACCCGGCCCGAGCCGGGCCGGCGCGTCCGCTGCCACCTGTTCCGCTGACCCCGACGGGAGGCCAAGGCCCATGCAGACCGTGTTGCGGCCCATGGGGGCCCGGGAACGCCGGCTGTTGACCGTATGCGTGGGGGTGAGCCTGGCCCTCCATGCCCTGCTCGTGTGGATCGCCCTGCCGGCGGGCCCCAAAGGGGGGTCCCGGGGAGCCCCGGCCGCCCTGGCGGAGCGGTTCGCATCGGCGGTGAACGCGGCCACGGACCTGGACCCGGCGGTGCGCTCCCGCCTGGAGGCGGCCGTGGCAGGGGTGCGGCGATCGTCTTGGCGCCGGCTGGCGATGGCCCAGACCCTGCAGGAGGTGGCCCGGGGGGCGGGCGTGCCGGTGTCGGACTGCAAGCTGGTGCGGGCCCTGGATCCGGAACGGGCCCGAGAGGGGCGGTGGGACATTCGGGTGTGGGTGCGGTGGGACGAGGACGTGGCCGCCGACCCGTTCCTGATCGTGGCGTTCCTGGTGGGGGAGGGGACGCTCAAGAGCGACTTCGGCTCCCACCGGCTCTGGATCCAGGTGGAGGCCCCGGAGGGCACCGGCCGGGTGGCCCTGGAGACCATGGACTGCCGGCTGTTCCGGGCCGGCAAGCTCTCGGCCTCCGACCTGCTGCACCGGGCCCGGTGGTACGACGGGTAGCGAGGTGTCCGCGACCGGGGTTGCCTCGTCGCGGAACGGTGATTATAGGTCGCCGGTCACGACCCACGACGAACGGCCTTCAGAAACCATTCGCCACAGATCGACACAGATGAACACAGATATGGACCCCATATCTACCCAAGAATCCGTGCAAATCTGTGAAGATCCGTGGCTAGAATCCTTACGCTGGGACGTCGGGGCGCCAAGGCCGTCACCCGTCACGGAAGTGCTGCCGTAAATCGTGAATCGTGAATCGTGGCAAGGCGGCCGGTTCTTCCCCCGTCACCCGTCACGCGTCACTGTGTCACCGCTTCTCAGCCTTCAGAAGCCATTCGCCACAGATCGACACAGATGAACACAGATATGGATCCCATCTCCGCCCAAAATCCGTGCAAATCTGTGAAGATCTGTGGCTAGAACTCTTTCAGTGGGACGGCTCGGTGGCTGCTCGACGTCCAGCCGCACAGTGGTCACGACGTACGACCCACGACGTACGACAAACGGCCATTAGCCTCTCAAGGAGAGACGGTCCATGTTCTACTTCGACCCCTTGTACTTCATCCTGATCGCTCCGGCGTTCCTGCTGTCGCTGGCGGCCCAGATGTGGGTCCAGTCGGCGTTTCGGAAGTACGGTGAAAGGATGAACCGGCGGGGCATCACCGGCGCCCGGGCCGCGGAGCTGATCCTGGCCCGGGCCGGGCTCGACGACGTGCGCATCGAGACCGCCCAGGGGTTCCTTTCGGACCACTACGACCCCCGGTCCCGGGTGCTGCGCCTGAGCCCCGACGTGTACTCCACGCCCAGCCTCGCGGCCGTGGGGGTGGCCGCCCACGAGGCGGGCCACGCCCTGCAGCACGCGGCCGGCTACGCGCCGCTCAGCCTGCGCACGGCCCTGGTGCCGGCCGCGTCGGTGGGGTCCCAGCTGGCGTGGCCCCTGCTGGTGTTCGGGTTTCTCCTGCAGGCCACGGCCCTGGTGAAGCTGGGGGTGGTGTTCTTTGCGGCGGCGGTGGTGTTCCAGCTGGTGACCCTGCCCGTGGAGTTCAACGCGAGCCGCCGGGCCCTGGCCGCGGTAGAGAGCGTGGGCATCCTGGGGCCCGACGAGATGCCCGGCGCCCGGCAGGTGCTCACGGCCGCGGCCCTCACCTACGTGGCCGCCGCGGTCACCTCGGTGATGCAGCTCCTCTACTTCCTGCTGCGTTCCGGCATGCTGGGGGGCAGCGACGAGTAGGCTCTGCGACGGCCGAGGCCATGCCCCCGCGACGCACGACTGATACCAAGTCGCATTCGAAGCCAGCGATTTGGGGGCCGTTGGCCCGGAGCGCTACGGCCGAGCCGTTCAAGCCGCTCGGCGCAGGGGAGCGCCCGCGGCGCGTGCTCTCACGCGCCGCAGCGGACCGAGCCGTAGCGGCTTCGGCGAGGCCGTCTTTTCCGGCGGAGGACCAACGGCCCCCAAATCGCCCCTCTATGAGCTCATCTTGATCGCAAATCGGTACGACGACCCGCGACCAACGGGCTTCAGCCTCATGGCCTCCTAGCTTTCCAGCCTTCCAGCGGGCCGAAGGCCCAAACCGACGACCGTGGACCGTAGACCGAAGACCGACGTTCCCTGGAAGCGGCTGGTGGAGCAGCTCACCGACGAGGGGTACGACAGCCCCTACCTGGACCGGCTGCGCCGGCGCCTGGACGTGTACCAGGCCCAGGACGAGCTGGAGAAGGAGATCCTCCAGGAGATGGCCGCGGCCGTGGGCCGGGCCGAGGAGAAGGTGCTGGTGGCCCTGCTGGAGCTGGAGGTGCAGGGTCGCCGGATCGACCGGTGGGAGCAGGAGGGCCGGCCCGTGCCGGCCGAGGAGATCCAGGCGTTCAACGCCAAGCGCCGCGTGGCCCGGCAACGGCTGTGGGAGCTGGTGATCCACCGGGAGGCGCTTGGGTTCCGAAACCACCGGATCCTGGAAGAGTTCTACCCGATTCCCCCGCCCCGCCGGGCCTAGCCCCACCCTGCTCGTCCTCCGCGTTCGGCTGGGGCCACAGCTCGGCCGCCAGGGTGCCGGCGACGATCAGCAGCCCGCCCATCCACGCCGTGGCCGAGAGCCGCTCCCCGGCCAGCCACACCGAGAACACGGCCGCGAACACCGGCTCCAGGGTGTAGATCAGGGCGGCCCGGGCGGGGGTGGTGTAACGCTGGTACGTGGTCATCACCCAGAAGGCGTACACCGTGGCGAAGACCGCGGTCACCACCACCGCGGTCACGAGGTCCGCGGTCCATGCCGGGGGCCAGGTCACCGGCTCGAACGCGGCGCTTCCGGCCCAGGCCCACACGGCCATGGTGGCCACCTGCACGAAGGTCAGGGCCCTGGCGTCCGTGCCCTCGGTCAGGGCGTCGAGCCCCAGCACGTGCAGGGCCACGAACACCGAGCACACGAGCACCAGTAGGTCCCCCGGCCCCAGCCTCCAGGGGGCGCTGCCGGTCAGGAGCCACAGCCCGATCACCGCGCAGACCACGCCGATCCTGGCGCCGGTCGACGGCCGCTTGCCCAGGAGGGGGCCGGCCAGCAGCGGCACCCACACCACGTTGAGCCCCGTGAGGAACCCGGCGTTGGCCGCGCTGGTGCGCTCGAGGCCGAAGGTCTGGAACAGGTAGGCCAGGAACAGCACGGTGCCCAGCAGCACCCCCCGGGTCCAGCCCCTGCGGCCCAGCCGTGCCAGGCGCGGGCCGGCCAGTGCGGCCAGCAGCAGGGCGGCCAGGGCGAACCGCACCCACAGGAAGCACAGCACGGGCACCTGGGACACGGCGTCCTTCACCACCGGGAAGGTGCTGCCCCAGAACACGGTGACCGTGGCCAGGAGGAACTCGGCCCAGAGGCGTCGGCGTCGGGTGGCAGGCAGGGACAAGGGCATTCCTTTCGGGCCGACCCGTTGCCCCTTGCCCGGGGTCGGCTTGCCGGGCCGAAGGGGCTGTGGTATAAGCGGCTTCCCTTTTATCAAATCTGGTTTCGCGACGCCACAACGGTCGAGGTGTTGCCATGGAGCGCGGGGAGAAGGAACCGGTCCAGGTCGTGTGCCCCCGGTGCCGGTTCACCCAGATCATCTACCTCCCGGTCGAGGACCTGCCCCAGTGCCCGGAGTGCGGCACCCGGATGGTGATCGAGGAGCTCCTCGACGAAGGCAAGTCCTACTGACCCCGCCGGAGAGCCTTCCCCACCCCTTCGTTCCGAAAAGGAGGTCTGCCATGAAACGCATCTTCCGAACCCTTACCGTCCTGGTGGTCGCGGCGGTGGTCGCCGCTCCCCTGGCCTCGGCCGGCACCCTGGACGAGATCCTCGACCGGGGCAGCCTGCGGGTGGGCCTGGAGCCCGGGTACATGCCGTTCGAGATGACCAACCAGAAGGGCGAGATCATCGGGTTCGACGTGGACATCGCCAAGCGCATGGCCAAGGCCATGGGCGTGAAGCTCGAGATCGTGAGCACCGCGTGGGACGGCATCATCCCGGCCCTGCTCACCAAGAAGTTCGACATCATCATGAGCGGCATGACCTTGACCCAGGAGCGCAACCTTCGGATCAACTTCGCCGACCCGTACATCGTGGTGGGTCAGACGATCCTGCTGCGCAAGGAGCTCGCGGGCAAGGTGAAGTCCTACAAGGACCTGAACGATCCCAAGTACAAGGTGGTCTCGAAGCTGGGCACCACGGGCGAGCAGGCCGTGAAGCGAATGATCCCCAAGGCGGAGTACATCTCGTTCGAGACCGAGCAGGAGGGCGTGATGGAGGTGGTCAACGGCAAGGCCGACGCCTTCGTGTACGACTCGCCCTACTGCGCCGTGGCCAACGCCCAGAAGGGCGAGGGCAAGCTGGTGTTCCTGGACAAGCCGTTCACCTACGAGCCCCTGGCCTGGGGCGTGCGCAAGGGCGACTACGACTTCGTGAACTGGCTCAACAACTTCCTGCGCCAGATCAAGAACGACGGCACCTACGACCGGATCTACCGGAAGTGGTTCAAGAGCGACGCCTGGCTCAAAGAGCTGCAAAAGTAGGTGTTGGAAGGGCCCCGGCACGCCGGGGCCCTTCCAACACTTCGGTCGTTGGTCGTCGGTCGAGAGCTCGCCCTGACATCGGAGCCGGCAGGCATGGGGGCTGTTGGAGCGCCGCGTGCGCCCGGAAACGGCACCACGACGCGGGGGAGAGGGATTTAGGCTCCCAGCCCCGTTTCATCGGCCACAGATTCACACAGATGAACACAGATGTGGGAAAAGCGGGGGGTCCAGCACCGGTGGAATGGGGCGCCTGCATCCCAGAATCCGTGGAAATCTGTGTTCATCTGTGGCCCCCATCCTCTGAGTTTCTAGCTTCCCAGCAGGCCGAAGGCCCAACGTTCCTGCAAGGTGAGAGACGGTGAAGCAAAAGACCCCCACGTGGCCCTGGAACCTCCTGCTGGGGCTGATCCTCCTGACCGTGGCCGGCGGCATCTGGTGGGCCACGAAACGGGTGGACTACACCTGGCGCTGGAACCGGGTGCCCCAGTACTTCGTGTACCGGGCCGAACTGGTGGAGCACGCCCCGGCCGACGGCCGGGTCGTGGAGGTCCGCACCGACGGCGACGACGCCGTGGTGGTGTTCGAGAGCGACACGGGCGAGCGTACCGAGATCCGGGTGGACGTCGGCACGGTGCAGGTCTCGGAGGGGGAGGACCTGTTCGAGGGCGACCCGGTGGGCGCCCGGTTCCGGTGGCGGGTGGGCCCGCTGACGAAGGGGCTGTGGACCACCCTTTGGATCTCGTTCTTCTCGGGGGTGCTGGGGCTCGTGCTGGGCCTGGTGGCCGGGCTGGCCCGGATCTCCAAGAACCCCACCCTCAGGGGGCTGGCGGTTCTCTACGTGGAACTGATCCGGGGAACCCCGCTGCTGGTTCAGATCTTCATCTTCTACTTCTTCATCGGAACCGTGCTGAACCTCGACCGGATCGTCGCGGGAATCCTGGCCCTTGCGATCTTTGCCGGCGCCTACACCGCCGAGATCGTGCGGGCCGGGATCCAGTCGATCCCCCGGGGCCAGATGGAGGCGGCGCGGTCGCTGGGCATGACCCTGCCCCAGGCCATGCGCTACATCATCCTGCCCCAGGCGTTCAAGCGGATCCTGCCGCCGTTGGCGGGGCAGTTCATCAGCCTGATCAAGGACTCGTCCCTGGTGTCGGTCATCGCCATCACCGATCTCACCAAGAGCGGCCGGGAGGTGATCACCTCCACGTTCGCTACCTTCGAGATCTGGTTCACGGTGGCGGCCCTGTACCTGCTGGTCACCTCGCTGCTGAGCCAGGTGGTCATGTGGATGGAACGGAGGCTCGCGGTCAGTGATTGAGGTTCGGGATCTCGTCAAGATCTTCCACGCCCGGGGCCACGTGGTCCGGGCCGTGGACGGGGTGAGCACCCACGTCGCCCGGGGCGAGGTGGTGGTGGTGATAGGGCCCTCGGGCTCGGGCAAGTCGACCTTTCTGCGGTGCCTGAACGGCCTGGAGACCTTCGACGAAGGCCACGTGGTGATCGACGGCATGGACCTCGCGGACAAGAAGACCGACATCAACCTGGTCCGGCGCGAGGTGGGCATGGTGTTCCAGCAGTTCAACCTGTTCCCCCACAAGACCGTGCTCGACAACATCTGCCTGGCCCAGGAGGTGGTGCGGAAGCGCTCGCGGCAGGAGGCCGAGGCCAAGGCCCGGCAGCTCCTCGCCAAGGTGGGCATCGCGGAGAAGGAGTCGGAGTACCCCTCGCGTCTGTCCGGCGGGCAGCAGCAACGGGTGGCCATCGCCCGGGCCCTGGCCATGGACCCCAAGGTGATGCTGTTCGACGAGCCCACCAGCGCCCTGGACCCGGAGATGGTGGGCGAGGTGCTTGACGTCATGAAGCAGCTGGCCCGCGAGGGCATGACCATGGTGGTGGTCACCCACGAGATGGGCTTCGCCCGCGAGGTGGCCGACCGGGTGCTGTTCATGGACGAGGGCAAGATCGTGGAAGAGGGCCCGCCGGACAAGCTGTTCTCCTCCCCCGAGCACGACCGCACGAAACTGTTCCTGAGCCAGGTGTTGTGAAGGCTGGAAGGCTAGAAGGCTGGAAGCCACAGATTTACACAGATTGGCACGGATTTTGGGTGGAGACGAGATCCGTACCTGTGTTCATCCGTGTAGATCCGTGGCGAATGGTTTCTAAGACTGGGCAGCTAGGCGGCTGGGCGGCGAGCCGGCACGACGAACGACCCGAGGCCTTTCCCAACGATTCACGATTTACGATTCACGACAGTACTTCGATGACGCGTGACGGCTTTGCCGCCCCGACGTCCCAGCGTAAGGATTTTAGCCACAGATTTACACAGATTTACACGGATTCTTGGGTGGAGACGAGATCCGTATCTGTGTTCATCTGTGTGGATCTGTGGCCGATTGATTCTCCTCCCTGCCAGTGATCTCCTCAGGTGCCGGATTCGCTGCTTTCCGGTAGAATCCCCTGTATGAACCGCTGCCTCCCCACACCCTCTCTTCGAGCCGGCGACACGGTGGCCCTGGTGGCGCCGGCCGGGCCCGTGGATCCCGAGCGGATCGAGGGGGCCCGCCGGCTGCTCGAGGCCCGGGGCCTGCGGGTGCACCTGCGGCCCGACGCCGGGGCCCGGCACGGCTACCTGGCCGGCGACGACGACCGCCGGTGGGCCGAGCTTTGGGACGCCCTCTCCGATCCGGAGGTGGCCGCCGTGTGGTGCCTTCGGGGCGGGTACGGCACGGTCCGGCTCCTGGCCCGCCTGGCCCGGCGAGATCCGCCCGCCCGGGCGAAGCCGGTGGTGGGCTTCTCCGACAACACCGCCCTCCTGTGGTTCGTGCGCAGCCGGTGGGGCTGGCCGGCGGTCCACGGCCCCCACCCGGACCCGGCCGATCCGGACGGGATCGACGCGGTGCTGGGGGGCCTGGGGTTCTGGGGCGAGCCGGCCCGGCCGGCGGCGAGGGGGCTGCGGCTGTGGAATCCCGGGCCGTGGCAGCCCCGGCACGGGCCGGTGGAGGGGGGGTGCCTGGCGCTCGTGGCCGCGCTCCAGGGCACGCCGTTCGCGCCCCGGTTCGGGGGGTGCATCGCGTTCCTGGAGGACGTGGCCGAGCCGGCCTACCGGATCGACCGGCTGCTGTGGCAGCTCGGCGCGGCCGGCGCGTTCGAGGGGTGCCTGGGGGTGGTGTTCGGGCGCCCCGAGACCTTCGTGCCCCAGGCAGAGGACGCGGCTGCGCTGGAGCCCCTGCTGGAGGAGTTCGCCCGGCAGGTCCCGTTTCCGGTGCTGTCGGGCCTGCCCTCCGGCCACTGCCGGCCCAACCTTCCCCTTCCCCTGGGCGCCCGAGCCCTCCTGGACCCGGCCGAGGGCCGGCTGGCCTGGATCGACCCGGCGGTGGAGCCGTGATCGAGCGGCCGGGCCGGCTCCTGGTGGTGGGGTTTCCGGGGACGACGCCCCCGCCCGAGCTGTTCTCGTTCGCCCGGAGGTGGGGCCTGGCCGGGGTGATCCTGTTCTCCCGGAACGTACCCGAGGACACGGACGTGGCCCGGCTCGTGGCGGCCGTGCGCCAGGGCCTGGCCGAGGCCGACCCCGGGTCGCCGGCCCTGGTGCTGGTGGACCAGGAGGGAGGGCGGGTGGAGCGGGTCCGCCACGGCGTTCCCCGGCTGCCCGCGGCCCGGGATCTGGCCGCCTCGCCCCTGG
This is a stretch of genomic DNA from Deferrisoma camini S3R1. It encodes these proteins:
- a CDS encoding IS4 family transposase; amino-acid sequence: MGVIAKTFPLPKVHEVLQATGKASQRQRALPAHVVVYYVIALALYMSVSTREVLRCLLEGLQWLMGPRERVRVAGKSAISQARSRLGAEPIERLHNELVRPIAETATRGAWYRRWRLVSLDGSTLDVADTQENEQAFGRPKAARGRSAYPQIRFVSLVENGTHVLFGSRMGGYHTSEVALARHVVESLRPGMLCLADRCFFSWPLWTQACATGADLLWRVKASARLPCIRRLSDGSYLSKIYPNAYARQKDRGGVMVRVIEYTLDGVPGAEDVYRLVTTILDPEDAPAEELAALYQERWEIETALDELKTHLRGARIVLRSKTPELVRQEFFGFLMAHFAIRGLMHEAARKGDVDPDELSFVHTVRVVRRRLPAFVATPP
- the tnpA gene encoding IS200/IS605 family transposase, which produces MAEYRRGAHTVHDIKYHFVWVTKYRYKILRGEIAERARDIIRQICMAREITILKGYVSKDHVHLFVSAPPSLSPARIMQYVKGRSSKMLQQEFPSLRKRYWGQHIWARGYFCASSGTVTDEVIKAYIEQQTVPPEDDFKVSDEARA
- a CDS encoding oligopeptide/dipeptide ABC transporter ATP-binding protein, with the translated sequence MRLPELLEVENLQVSFHTPAGEVPAVRGLDLRVGAGEAVGLVGESGCGKSVTALSLMGLVPEPGRVEAGSIRLNGRELVGLSSEEYRKIRGREIGMVFQEPMTSLNPVFTVGFQVGEALSTHLDLPRDEVRRRSVDLLREVGIPAPEERLRAYPAQLSGGLRQRVMIAIAVACRPKLLVADEPTTALDVTIQAQIMRLLGRLRRDRGMSLLLITHDLGLVAQNVDRVVVMYAGYAVEEATTEMLFAEPLHPYTRGLLGSLPGAPGLRRGERLRAIPGNVPHPTRVPSGCPFRDRCSEAVEECAAAVPALEEKRPGHRARCVRVERRV
- a CDS encoding ABC transporter ATP-binding protein, which translates into the protein MFEVRGVRRHYPVRQGAFAPRRWLRAVDGVDLVLAPGETLALVGESGCGKSTLARLLLRLERPTAGEIRYRGQDLWTLDRDGVRRFRREVQMVFQDPQASLNPRMRVGAIVGEGMAIHNLARGRERRARVERLLEQVGLPPEAAEAYPHEFSGGQRQRIGIARALAVEPRVVVADEPVSALDVSVQAQILNLLQDLKEERGLTYLFISHDLRVVEHVSDRVAVMYLGRVVEEAPAEALFSRPLHPYTRALLSAVPVPDPTRRTEPTVPEGDVPNPIDPPPGCPFHPRCPERFGPCDRDVPEDTRPEPGRRVRCHLFR
- a CDS encoding zinc metallopeptidase, whose translation is MFYFDPLYFILIAPAFLLSLAAQMWVQSAFRKYGERMNRRGITGARAAELILARAGLDDVRIETAQGFLSDHYDPRSRVLRLSPDVYSTPSLAAVGVAAHEAGHALQHAAGYAPLSLRTALVPAASVGSQLAWPLLVFGFLLQATALVKLGVVFFAAAVVFQLVTLPVEFNASRRALAAVESVGILGPDEMPGARQVLTAAALTYVAAAVTSVMQLLYFLLRSGMLGGSDE
- a CDS encoding DMT family transporter, encoding MSLPATRRRRLWAEFLLATVTVFWGSTFPVVKDAVSQVPVLCFLWVRFALAALLLAALAGPRLARLGRRGWTRGVLLGTVLFLAYLFQTFGLERTSAANAGFLTGLNVVWVPLLAGPLLGKRPSTGARIGVVCAVIGLWLLTGSAPWRLGPGDLLVLVCSVFVALHVLGLDALTEGTDARALTFVQVATMAVWAWAGSAAFEPVTWPPAWTADLVTAVVVTAVFATVYAFWVMTTYQRYTTPARAALIYTLEPVFAAVFSVWLAGERLSATAWMGGLLIVAGTLAAELWPQPNAEDEQGGARPGGAGESGRTLPGSGGFGTQAPPGGSPAPTAVAGPRGAWR
- a CDS encoding transporter substrate-binding domain-containing protein, which translates into the protein MKRIFRTLTVLVVAAVVAAPLASAGTLDEILDRGSLRVGLEPGYMPFEMTNQKGEIIGFDVDIAKRMAKAMGVKLEIVSTAWDGIIPALLTKKFDIIMSGMTLTQERNLRINFADPYIVVGQTILLRKELAGKVKSYKDLNDPKYKVVSKLGTTGEQAVKRMIPKAEYISFETEQEGVMEVVNGKADAFVYDSPYCAVANAQKGEGKLVFLDKPFTYEPLAWGVRKGDYDFVNWLNNFLRQIKNDGTYDRIYRKWFKSDAWLKELQK